From Solanum lycopersicum chromosome 4, SLM_r2.1:
CGTTCAAGCCATGAAAATAGTCACTAATGCTTGCATTATGATAGACTGTTTGCATCACATTCTCTTACTAACGCAGGATGTTTTGTGCACCAGACTGCCCGCTATTATGAGTGATACTTTTCttagataaaatgaaaaaagtaattTCTATTTGTCTCTACTTGGGCCTTTAGTGtttgtacctttttttttttgtgtgttttagtTTCATAAATCTTCAATTTGATAGGAAGTTGAAGGTCCTTCTTAAAGATACTATATTCAAATATAGTATATCATGTATGACACCAAGGACTCCATATAGTTTTGTTTGTATTGTTTGCAattgtaaataaaaattgtgCAACTAGTTTTGAGtgtaaattaaatataagatCTTTGTCAAGTTGATGATATTACTAAATACTTAGATTAATTAATCCATAAAGAAGTCCTAATATTGGACCTTTATTAGTACAAGGAACATATAATAAGTATAGATTAATTGCTAACCATTGGTCATtgaccttttattttattttttattttttttccttcaatgttgatattattaaatttgtaaaaGTCATTATCACTTTCTATGGGAGGATTTTGCAAGCTGGTGAGACATGGACTTTTTAGCTATTTTCTATCTAATGTCTTCTCATTCaaagataataattatttcttctgCTCCAAagttatatgatatatttttctatatctATTTTAGAAGAATCgatatgtttttgtatataaaaacaattgaactttaaattttcattttatctttattcaATTTAAGTGAATGACGTCATAAATAAGTTGTAACTAgataaaaacatcaatttcctTTGTTTCATAAAGAAtaatctagtttgacttgacacggagtttaaaaaaaaataaagaagatttttgaTTATCtgatcctaaattaaagttatgttaaatgtataaaattaccTTTTAATTTTGTGACCTTAATATGCCACGTGGATAGTTGTTATAGAaaaaagtcattctttttttaaacagattaaaaagaaaaaaaaacattcctTTTTAAACGAAAAGAGTATTTTTTCAAACCTCGATCAAAGTGCATCACACATCAATTGTGACGCAGGAGTATTATCATTTGAATTAAAACATTTGCTGTCTATATTTGTAAATaatgctttttaaaaatttaatatgcaTATAGAGTATTGCTGACATTGtctgaaaataatataaagtaaatatttataTCGAACAAGAAGTAAATCTTTGAAAATATCCACAATATcatatcttatttaatttagataagagccatatgataataatatgccAGTTAAATAATTAGGTTTGTTTAATTTTGGTGGGGCCTCAATAATTAATAGCCactatatatttatgtgtttttatgccTAAAAGTTTATAATTCTATGCTAATAATTGTTTTACACTATTAATTCTCTATTCCTCCTTAGGATAATGAATTGAGATTTATAAGGAAATAAATgatggagaaaataaaaaaattatgattgttTTGTTGACCTTTACCCTCTTCACGATGTGGACTTAAATGATTAATataatgtattatttattaattttgaaaaaaaaatcattattttatgtCAGGTTAACACAATTTTCCTCAAGTATAGAATAATTTGTATGCACGCCATTGATCATTGATCTTAAAGATTTAAAAAGAATTGAGTCGTCTTTGATAAaggtatttaaaatataaaaagattaaatatattaaaaagataagaaaatttaatatctacgatacacaaataaaaaataactttaattttatatacacTATATGCTTTTACGCCAAAAGGGACCCAAATGAGCCCCCGTGTGTCCCCTATACGTATACCAACATCTACTATTGATTCtagtttatttaaaaagaatggaGTCACATTCGATAAGGAGAAAAATACATCTGAAAGACAAGGGAATTCAATATACGTAAAAAAAAGTACTTCAACATCGTATAATTTTCCGGCGAACAAGATATTAATACATTTGTGGTAATGACTGAGAAATCTATTGGTCatatatctataaaaaaaacaaaacacaaGAGAAGCCATGTTCtgtacattttaattaatatttttaaatagtaaaGAGGCTACATATACTCTGAATATAtacacaataatatatatacaagtatcTCAAGGTTACTTTACTTCCAAACCTTAACAGCTCCGTCTCTGCTACCTGATAGCAGAAGTCTCTGATTCAATTTGACAGAAGCCAAAGAGAGAATACAATCACGGTGACACCCAGCTGCATCGACGGCAGCAGCTCCGAGGATTGCCTTTGCTGTCTGTCTGGTGGCCAAAGGTCGCCTCTTCGCCTCCTTTTATGACGAGTAAACGCAATATATTAGTAGTACAACAATCATAAGACAGAAATTATACGTTACAATTGGATCCTGCTTGATAATTCACATACCTGCACTATTTGTACGCCAAAGCTGGATTTTGTCTCATAAAAGTCATCATTAACAACCCCCTTTATAGATGGTCCGCAAACGCAATAACTTCGTTCCGGGCTGAAATATGCAAAGACTAGTTgagttatatatgaaaaatttaggTGAATCTAACATAAAGCTAGAGAAACAGTCTAGAACCTGCAATGGTCCCAGCGACGTATTTTTAAGTCAGTACCCCCTGTTAACAAATCACCACCAGGTAATGGAAGCAAAGCACGAATTCCAGAAAGGCGAGGAGGCGGATCACTCAATTCATCAACTCGGTACTTTGAACCATTATTTCTTCTTAGATCTTGTTTAGGATTAGCCTTATTTGATGGCTTCGCTAAAGCCCAAGGTAAGTCGGAGTTCTCAGCCTCATTCTCATTGTTTGCTACCCTCAAAACCTGCagcaaaaaaatacaaaattgcaAAGTTGGAAAAAGTCACCAGAGTAGAAAACATACTTTGTACCAACTCATAGCATGTCCCAAGAACAATGGTCCATCTTAAATGATAGATTACACAAGTCGAGCATCCATATTTTATACAAGACCATCACAACCGTAAATGAATCTTAAATTCAATAGATACATCCAAGACAAACAATTCTAGCATGAAGTTTCCAATTTATTAAGCATCTATTACATACCACCAAGAAATTACAATGTGCTACCAAGGATTTTATCATCCAAACACTTTCAGTATAGAAGGAAAGAAAGCTGGAAGAcgcagagagagagagagtcagACAAATATTCAGACACTACATTCTTCCCTAATAAGGTTCTCAAATCCCCAGACATGGTAGACACTTCAGGTATATCTATACTGGATACATCACATAAACCAAATAAAGGAAAATATCAAGTTAAACAGACCGAAGGACAGATCACATAAAAACGAAGTTACCCACCAGTATTTGGAACAAAAAGCACATAATTCAGGGCTTCTTTTCTTATGAAAAATTACACATTACCTGGTGGCAGCTCCCGTTCTCTGCATTCCAGAGAGAAACTTCATTACACCCTGCGGCAACATAAACAAGGGGCCTTGCTGCTACAGACAATGATGTACTAGGAGGAGGAAGAAAAAGAGACATTCTCTCAATTGGGCAGGCAAGAGAATATTGCCATGTGTTCACCGGTATGCAAAACCTCAAATCCCAAAGTGTAAGTACACCTCTTGAGGAACCTGATACAAACCAATTTCCACAAGGCCCTGCAACTAGAGATGATATATAGCCCTCTTTGGGATAAACTTTGGTGTTCCAGGCATGTGAATTTGTTCTTGTGTCCAACAGATGGAGCCCACAATTCTGAGTGCTgtacaaaatcatttttgagGCACCACCATCTGAACAGTAGTTCAAAAGGCTTGCAACAGCACCCTCTCCCACTTCATTCTTCTTCACATCAGCAATACCAGAGTACTTCTCGACAACATTACCGAGTCCTCGGGAGATATAATCAACCGAGAACATATGTATTGTTCCATCACATGCTCCAACAACAACTTGAGCAGAACCTTGAAGCACTGTAACACATAAAGCTCGGCTTCCTTCTAAAGAATAAGTTAACCTTGACCTGAATGAGATATCCTTCTCTAGCTTTTTCGAATCCCAAACCTTAACAGTAGAATCGTCAGATGCACTAACAAAAAAGCTGTGGTCTGCTGAAATGGATATATCATTAACAGCAGAACGGTGCTCTTGGAGATGAGCAACCAAAACCCCACGAGGCCTCCATCCTGAATCTGTAATCATGGATGTTCTGGCAAAAGATGACAAATCAGTTCTATCTGTTGCGGCTGTGTTGTCTTCCATTGTTAGGGAACCCATTTTAGATGTACCAGATCCAATGTCCTGAAATTTGTTACTCACATATGCTGTTTGATCAGCTTCCCTGTCTTCCACTTCATGTACAACTCTACGCAACAGTGTGGAGCTATTGCCAATGCTTATTGAACCTGACACAAGCTTAGGTGCTGGAACTGAATTAGCCAAGTTAAATGATTTGTTCACAGGATCAATCCAAGGCAAGGATGAAGAACCAAATCCAAATGATGTATATGGAAATGAGGAATCAGAGGCTGCTACACCAGTGCCAGCTGGTCTCTTGTTATCCTCCTTAAAATAGTACAAAGGAATGCCATCAGCAGATTTATCAATAAAGCTGCTCATACCACTGACTTGTGGAGACACAAAGCCAGATAGCTGCAATTTTTCTGAGGGGAGGCGATCACCGCTATCCATTATGCTTGAAGGATCTTGTATCAAGGTTCCCACTGATTTCACCTTGGTTGGATTATCATCACAGTCAGTAAAATCGATTGGTTTAGTTAAATCACTAGCAGATTTATAACCCGGAAAATCATGTTTTCTCCCAGGCCAGTATTTCATTCGATCCAACTCACTGCTACTTCTCTCAAGTAAATCTACAGTTTCCCATTGCTTTGACTGAGGTGTTGAATTGTACCATATCTTTCTTTGTCTCTCCAGCATATCTGAACTCTTTGCATTCTCCACAAGCTGATAGtacatttcttttgaaattgatGGCTTAAGACATGAGAAAAGAGCTTTCTCTGAAGCTAGAGATGCTGGCTGCCTGCGAAGGAAGGGCCTTATTACGGGGACAAGAAAAACATAAGAATCAACTGCTCCTAAGTTCTCACTGCTGGCAGCAATAAAGGTGACAGATGACCTCCTTACCCATTGGCTAGGGTAGCACAACAAATGGAAAGAACGGTCTATCATTTCAAGTAGGAACCGCTTGCGCAGAAAGCCACTTTTGCAGAGAATGGCCAAGCAATCTAGAGCATTGACGATTACAGCCTCAGTTGTATCAGTCAGTGCCTGCTCAATGTATGGGAAAAGATATTCTTCAACACTTCTTTGTCCAACAAAAAAACAGACGTATATGATTTGCCCATAAAATACTGCCCTGAGCTGCTCATCTCTATCATTTAGAAAAGCAGGGAGAATGGGCAACAGGAAATCATTACTTTGTCTCTGCCCAAAAAACCAACAAAGGTTACCAATGTCTTGCAATAGTGCTCTCCTGATGTTTGGAGTTTGCTTTGGGCCCATCACGAGTTCTTGAATAACCTCAGCAACTGACTTCCTTAATTGACCAAGTTGTGTATCACTGTTTAGACTCTGTGGCCGTACTGGTTCCCCTGAGGTCGATATTGATGAATTCTGGGATGGATTTGTTTCATTCAGAACACCTGCCTCACTCAAGCTTATTGAGTGAATCAGAAAACCATACGCTGTTAGTGCAAGCTTCGATATATTGCTAGCATAACAAATCCTAACACTCTCCTCTGGGTCATCAGGAAGCATGGAAAGCATAGGGAGAATATACTCTGGAAAAATTTTGGCATCACTTGGAGGAAAATCTCTAACCAAAGGAAGAATATCACATAAAGTCTCTAAGGCAGCACAACGAACAATTGCAGCTGGATCCGACAGCATTGCTATCACATGTGGAAGTACTCGCTGCAACCGATCTTCATCATCAATGTACAAGGAACAAGAGTTCAACAGCAATACAGCACCTCTCCTCATAAAAGGCAACTTGACATTACGTATGCAGGAACACAACAATGAGGCTATCAGCACCATTCCTTCACAGCTCATTACTTCTTCAGGAAGTGGTAAGAAAGGCATTCCAAAAGTGTCCGATTGATTATCATAGTCGGACATCAACACAGTCAAATCTTCCATGGTgatcttttttaaaaagggaTGGTGAATTCTCTTGAAAGAAATGGAGCTCACTGGGATTTGTTCACCTGGAGATTGGATGTGACACTGTCTTTGCTTCTGAGAATATGCTGTATTGGCTATATCCTCCAGCACAGGTTTCACAACAGGACACTGATTATTTTGTTTCACATCCCTGAGCAAAGTGTTCACGTTGCCAAGCAGATCAAAGCGATCATGAACTGAGCCCTTCTCAATCTCTTCTCTGTTGCTCGATGAGTCCTTCACTAAATTCAGATTTTCGTTCATATCACTCACTTGCCGTGTTTGACTGACAGGAACTGAATGTGGACTCACAGCAGGAAGGTTCCTGTCACCAGGCTTATCACTCATCATTTGTTTAAGGATCTCATTAAAAGAGGTCTGGCATATCAGAACCTACAAAAAAGATATGGTTACTGATTACAAATGTTGAAGTGGGTGACCAAGTGAAACAAAAGATGTACACTTATAATCCTACCCTTGCATCGGAATTAAGGGGATTCAACAAGGAATAGAAATTATGAAGGAATGGTGAGAAGTAGCTTGGGAACACAACTCCTGCATAGTTCTGCAGATAGCTTTCAGCTGAATATCGTGACTCTGGGTCCAATTGAATCATATGAAGAATCATCTTCCGGATTCCTGAATCTGGAATCTGCATTGAAGATGTACAAATAAGCATTTATCAGAAAATTGCAAGAATTGACGAATAGAACACAAATTACTCTTAAGAAAATTTTTGATGCACAaccttaaattaaataattaaaagtcaTATTCCAAAACAAGGCATTGAAGAACAGAATTTGACAGAGTAAGGTGCTACATTACCATAAGAAAGGTATTAAGATGAAAAATgctaagctaagaaactaagaaagaaaaacaaaaaacaaaaagataccTTTTCCAGAAGTTGACTGGGATCGTGTTGTCCTCTGCGATAAGCAAGCAGTTGAGACAATTCAAATAATGGCTGGCCCTCGAGGAAAAGCTCCGCAATAACACACCTGGTGCGATGTACATGAGTGTTAAAATACTCAAATCCTTACAACATGAAAATGACACATGTGTTTCTTACTTCTGCAAATCTTGTTACATATTTTAATCAGTTTGTACCTACAACCATGTCACATATTATCTTACCTACGGGTGCCTCCATCTAATTcctttttagatttattttctgTTTTCATGTCTGTTTTCATGTAAGCTCAGTAACCCCCTTTTCATGATAACTCAAGCAACTAAACCAAATTTCGGGCATAAATCCTGGCCCAAGTAATTTAGTGCAGCGGCTAAGGGATATAACATGATGCTTTGCATCAGTAAGTCCTATTTCTTCTCGTCAGGGACTTAGAAGTCCTATTATAACAAAATTTGGATATCTCTTAATAATTTTGCAAGAAGTCCAAAACACTTTTAATATAAGATACGTTTCAATCTGCTAACATTTTATCTAAATACtgatataacaaaaataattgtaCTAATAATAGTGGGATGCTTTTActataaattaatattgatattaataatatagCTAAGCTGGACAAAAGAAGGTTATTATAATTCAAGCCATGGCAAAAAGCTACTTAAATTGTAATATCTGATTTCAGCATTTTGATTTAGTAAAACGTTACATCACACTAAATCAACCAGATAAATAAATGAACCAACTTGCATGAGCTAATTTTGTTGAAAGGAGCCACCCGTTAAATTAAAGATGACTGTTTATTTAGGAAAGGATGATTGATTACTGTTCTTACAGAAAACATCCTTGTTTTTAGCAGAACTATAGTAGGATGTCTTGCAAGAGACAACAGGAAAATAGCTGACAATTACCTGGAGGACTAGCAAGTGTTAAGCTGCTAATAGCATGTAAGGTGTACATAGCAATTGCTAGTATAATTAGGAAGATTAGGTCCCTAAATGTTTGAATGACTCAAAAGTCTTAAGAAAAAAGGATTTCTCTGCGACAATCaatatttaattgtataatcaaaagaaattacTGTTCTAGTTGATAAAGGAAACATCTATAATTTTATAGTCGTGAATTAATTTAAGCAGGATTTCTTGCAGAGAGAGCTGAAAAAATAGCTGACAATTAACTGGAGAACTATCTAGCTTTAATAGTATGCAAGATATATAAACAAGTTGCTAGAAGAAATATATGACACTTTGATCTCtaaaagttaaatatgattTGTTCGATGTGaaatgattataaaaaataaaaggcaAATTCTTGAGCAATTCATAAACTTTCTTAGATCTTCCGACTGTTGTACCTAATGTTGAATTAACAATAACATCCTCTGATTCTTAGTGACCATCATGCTGATACCAGTGCTAACATGGTAAAACCACAACACAAATAATCTACGTTgcttggactcttcaaaaatgtcaatggGTGCGGAtcggattctccaaaagtagagtatttttggagaatctggCACAGATGCAacatcaaaagtgaagagtccgcTCAACTTAGCAAATAATGATGGAAGGAAATCACCAAATAAAGAGTTGATATATAAACATTATGATAAAATTCTAGAAGAAATTTAGTTCAAGTATCTTAATAGTAAATttagaaggagaagaaaaaaaaataatgactcAAGAAAAATCTCACCCAACAGCAAAGATGTCCATAGATGGCTTCAAAGGAGCATCTTGTGAAACGTGCATCTCACCTCCATGCTCATAAAATCTCTGAAAATTAGTGACATTGATGCAGAAATTACTTTGACGTCATGGTGCATATGAATAATGTATCTATTAAAAGGGAGATGGTGCGGGGGGACAAGGATGTCATTGCCTCTGGGAGAAATGTGCAGTTCTTCCCTTTCTGTTGAGATACATGCAATTCAAGCATATTATTGCTTATTCAAACTTATTGGTGTCTCCCAAAGTTCACTCTAATGCCTACACTGAACAGCTTTGAACACACTCATAACTAATAATCTCTTTTTCTTGTACAATTTGCACTTAGTTTTTACTAACAAAACAACTTCTCCAAATCTCATTACAGACGTCCATTGAATATAAAGGTTAAGACTATATTAGAATCATAAAGAGTTCAATCTTTGACATAAAGGAACAGTTCCTCCCCTTCAAAGTGGGAAATAGTGAATGGTGGCTGTGTTCGGAGTGCAATTAGGCAGTGGGGCAAGTGAAATCAACTCTATCTGACCTCACCAGTCAATTACACGCACAAGATATCCAATATGTGTAGCATTCACTAttcacaacaataaaaaatataggaCAGAGTCATAGAGTTTCGCGCGTTCACTACTTACAAAAATCATGAATATAgaagagatatttaaaattcGAAATAACATGGTTAGATGTGAAACTTGTTTGCATGAAATTACAATTTTCTGTCAATAAATGTCAGGCTACTTTCAAATAAAACTCCATTTTTGTATTAAgccaacaaaataatttatacaaaataaatcagTGTTTTTTA
This genomic window contains:
- the LOC101248472 gene encoding serine/threonine-protein kinase VPS15 isoform X2; this translates as MLWIKHEDMLKVKFWLETDKAAYLLRQYFFNNLHDRLSTRPFLCLIEKKWLAFQLLYAVKQSHEHGVCHGDIKCENVLVTSWNWLYLADFASFKPTYIPHDDPSDFSFFFDTGGRRRCYLAPERFYEHGGEMHVSQDAPLKPSMDIFAVGCVIAELFLEGQPLFELSQLLAYRRGQHDPSQLLEKIPDSGIRKMILHMIQLDPESRYSAESYLQNYAGVVFPSYFSPFLHNFYSLLNPLNSDARVLICQTSFNEILKQMMSDKPGDRNLPAVSPHSVPVSQTRQVSDMNENLNLVKDSSSNREEIEKGSVHDRFDLLGNVNTLLRDVKQNNQCPVVKPVLEDIANTAYSQKQRQCHIQSPGEQIPVSSISFKRIHHPFLKKITMEDLTVLMSDYDNQSDTFGMPFLPLPEEVMSCEGMVLIASLLCSCIRNVKLPFMRRGAVLLLNSCSLYIDDEDRLQRVLPHVIAMLSDPAAIVRCAALETLCDILPLVRDFPPSDAKIFPEYILPMLSMLPDDPEESVRICYASNISKLALTAYGFLIHSISLSEAGVLNETNPSQNSSISTSGEPVRPQSLNSDTQLGQLRKSVAEVIQELVMGPKQTPNIRRALLQDIGNLCWFFGQRQSNDFLLPILPAFLNDRDEQLRAVFYGQIIYVCFFVGQRSVEEYLFPYIEQALTDTTEAVIVNALDCLAILCKSGFLRKRFLLEMIDRSFHLLCYPSQWVRRSSVTFIAASSENLGAVDSYVFLVPVIRPFLRRQPASLASEKALFSCLKPSISKEMYYQLVENAKSSDMLERQRKIWYNSTPQSKQWETVDLLERSSSELDRMKYWPGRKHDFPGYKSASDLTKPIDFTDCDDNPTKVKSVGTLIQDPSSIMDSGDRLPSEKLQLSGFVSPQVSGMSSFIDKSADGIPLYYFKEDNKRPAGTGVAASDSSFPYTSFGFGSSSLPWIDPVNKSFNLANSVPAPKLVSGSISIGNSSTLLRRVVHEVEDREADQTAYVSNKFQDIGSGTSKMGSLTMEDNTAATDRTDLSSFARTSMITDSGWRPRGVLVAHLQEHRSAVNDISISADHSFFVSASDDSTVKVWDSKKLEKDISFRSRLTYSLEGSRALCVTVLQGSAQVVVGACDGTIHMFSVDYISRGLGNVVEKYSGIADVKKNEVGEGAVASLLNYCSDGGASKMILYSTQNCGLHLLDTRTNSHAWNTKVYPKEGYISSLVAGPCGNWFVSGSSRGVLTLWDLRFCIPVNTWQYSLACPIERMSLFLPPPSTSLSVAARPLVYVAAGCNEVSLWNAENGSCHQVLRVANNENEAENSDLPWALAKPSNKANPKQDLRRNNGSKYRVDELSDPPPRLSGIRALLPLPGGDLLTGGTDLKIRRWDHCSPERSYCVCGPSIKGVVNDDFYETKSSFGVQIVQEAKRRPLATRQTAKAILGAAAVDAAGCHRDCILSLASVKLNQRLLLSGSRDGAVKVWK
- the LOC101248472 gene encoding serine/threonine-protein kinase VPS15 isoform X1 encodes the protein MGNKIAKTTQASAMEYYLHDLPSSYNLVLKEVVGRGRFLKSILCKHDEGLVLVKVYFKRGDFIDLREYEHRLSKIRDIFTSLDHPHVWPFQFWLETDKAAYLLRQYFFNNLHDRLSTRPFLCLIEKKWLAFQLLYAVKQSHEHGVCHGDIKCENVLVTSWNWLYLADFASFKPTYIPHDDPSDFSFFFDTGGRRRCYLAPERFYEHGGEMHVSQDAPLKPSMDIFAVGCVIAELFLEGQPLFELSQLLAYRRGQHDPSQLLEKIPDSGIRKMILHMIQLDPESRYSAESYLQNYAGVVFPSYFSPFLHNFYSLLNPLNSDARVLICQTSFNEILKQMMSDKPGDRNLPAVSPHSVPVSQTRQVSDMNENLNLVKDSSSNREEIEKGSVHDRFDLLGNVNTLLRDVKQNNQCPVVKPVLEDIANTAYSQKQRQCHIQSPGEQIPVSSISFKRIHHPFLKKITMEDLTVLMSDYDNQSDTFGMPFLPLPEEVMSCEGMVLIASLLCSCIRNVKLPFMRRGAVLLLNSCSLYIDDEDRLQRVLPHVIAMLSDPAAIVRCAALETLCDILPLVRDFPPSDAKIFPEYILPMLSMLPDDPEESVRICYASNISKLALTAYGFLIHSISLSEAGVLNETNPSQNSSISTSGEPVRPQSLNSDTQLGQLRKSVAEVIQELVMGPKQTPNIRRALLQDIGNLCWFFGQRQSNDFLLPILPAFLNDRDEQLRAVFYGQIIYVCFFVGQRSVEEYLFPYIEQALTDTTEAVIVNALDCLAILCKSGFLRKRFLLEMIDRSFHLLCYPSQWVRRSSVTFIAASSENLGAVDSYVFLVPVIRPFLRRQPASLASEKALFSCLKPSISKEMYYQLVENAKSSDMLERQRKIWYNSTPQSKQWETVDLLERSSSELDRMKYWPGRKHDFPGYKSASDLTKPIDFTDCDDNPTKVKSVGTLIQDPSSIMDSGDRLPSEKLQLSGFVSPQVSGMSSFIDKSADGIPLYYFKEDNKRPAGTGVAASDSSFPYTSFGFGSSSLPWIDPVNKSFNLANSVPAPKLVSGSISIGNSSTLLRRVVHEVEDREADQTAYVSNKFQDIGSGTSKMGSLTMEDNTAATDRTDLSSFARTSMITDSGWRPRGVLVAHLQEHRSAVNDISISADHSFFVSASDDSTVKVWDSKKLEKDISFRSRLTYSLEGSRALCVTVLQGSAQVVVGACDGTIHMFSVDYISRGLGNVVEKYSGIADVKKNEVGEGAVASLLNYCSDGGASKMILYSTQNCGLHLLDTRTNSHAWNTKVYPKEGYISSLVAGPCGNWFVSGSSRGVLTLWDLRFCIPVNTWQYSLACPIERMSLFLPPPSTSLSVAARPLVYVAAGCNEVSLWNAENGSCHQVLRVANNENEAENSDLPWALAKPSNKANPKQDLRRNNGSKYRVDELSDPPPRLSGIRALLPLPGGDLLTGGTDLKIRRWDHCSPERSYCVCGPSIKGVVNDDFYETKSSFGVQIVQEAKRRPLATRQTAKAILGAAAVDAAGCHRDCILSLASVKLNQRLLLSGSRDGAVKVWK